A genomic window from Methanobrevibacter sp. TLL-48-HuF1 includes:
- a CDS encoding ATP-binding cassette domain-containing protein, whose translation MKNAIETKNLTKIYKNFTAVNSLNLEIPEKSIFGLLGPNGAGKTTTIKMLTCLIQPTSGQATVGGYDVQKNPNEVRNLLGMVPQQVSLYKDLTVQENSELCADYYGVPVDEKYDRIEDLMELVDIKYARNKRVGQLSGGQKQKASLVASLVHRPEILFLDEPTIGLDPTTKRTLWDLIRELNDEGNTIILCSHDMHEVDMLCDNVGIINTGNLVAYDTPQGLKDSLLKEEKEEHEIKMKDTLRDISNENEVNKSTKEDIETLNLKKMSFLLKETNDSIISAIQSNPKVHGVEVAKNGRFNLRIDNFDDDAVNDVLKDIIGAGGVVKSIFTQEPSLEDVFIKATAEVNEDDRA comes from the coding sequence ATGAAAAATGCAATTGAAACTAAGAATCTTACAAAGATTTATAAAAATTTCACTGCTGTTAATTCTTTAAATTTAGAAATTCCTGAAAAAAGTATTTTTGGATTGCTTGGTCCAAATGGAGCAGGAAAAACCACAACAATTAAAATGCTTACCTGTTTAATTCAACCTACTTCAGGTCAGGCTACTGTTGGAGGTTATGATGTTCAAAAAAATCCCAATGAAGTAAGAAATTTGTTAGGTATGGTTCCTCAACAGGTTAGTTTATATAAGGATTTAACAGTTCAGGAAAATTCAGAATTGTGTGCTGATTACTATGGTGTTCCAGTTGATGAAAAATACGACCGTATTGAAGATTTAATGGAATTGGTAGATATTAAATATGCTAGAAATAAAAGAGTTGGACAATTGTCCGGTGGACAAAAACAAAAGGCATCTCTTGTAGCTAGTTTGGTACACAGGCCGGAGATATTATTTCTAGATGAACCAACAATCGGGCTTGACCCTACTACCAAAAGAACATTATGGGATTTGATTCGTGAATTAAATGATGAAGGAAATACAATTATTTTGTGTTCTCACGACATGCATGAGGTAGATATGCTTTGTGATAATGTAGGGATTATAAATACTGGTAATTTAGTAGCTTATGATACTCCACAGGGTCTTAAAGATTCTCTTTTAAAAGAAGAAAAAGAAGAGCATGAAATTAAAATGAAAGATACTTTAAGAGATATTTCAAATGAAAATGAAGTAAATAAATCAACTAAAGAAGATATTGAAACATTAAACTTAAAGAAAATGTCATTTTTACTTAAAGAAACCAATGATTCAATTATTTCAGCTATTCAATCTAATCCAAAGGTACATGGTGTTGAAGTAGCTAAAAACGGACGTTTTAATTTAAGAATTGATAATTTTGATGATGATGCTGTTAATGATGTTTTAAAAGACATTATTGGGGCAGGCGGTGTTGTTAAATCAATATTTACACAGGAACCGTCTCTGGAAGATGTATTTATTAAAGCAACAGCTGAGGTGAATGAAGATGATAGAGCTTAG
- a CDS encoding ABC transporter permease, giving the protein MIELRKFGWMIKKELLSLKRHPPRLISILVFPIIMILLFGYGMGGDMTDLPVVVVSQSHGDLTDVTLDTIKTTDQYKVVEVMDDVDDAKERVDSGEVKAAIILPENYDSNVSQKAVTLYLDSSDQMASSTLESVTQGIFAKLSNMEASNAIVSNPSSQELENSTSSLNQSELATTTQSANVTNSIGHTFDNFKDDIALHINKIYGNIKYIDFLVPAVLGMTVMMSCMMGMGASIAGERETGELARLFMTPTSISTVVGGKIASKLIVELVRALILIFMAIVLFNVSIKGGILQTFIVLFFGALCFVGFGIMLSARTNTQEDYTQIAMPFSMPMMFVSGVFYPIETMPWILQKIAYIFPLTYLNDAMRGVMIKGQSLGDVWLDLVILLGFTALFFIIGVKRFNRDI; this is encoded by the coding sequence ATGATAGAGCTTAGAAAATTTGGATGGATGATTAAAAAAGAACTTTTAAGTTTAAAAAGACATCCTCCAAGGTTAATTTCAATTTTAGTTTTCCCTATTATCATGATTTTATTATTTGGTTATGGTATGGGTGGAGACATGACAGATCTGCCGGTAGTTGTTGTTTCTCAAAGTCATGGTGATTTGACTGATGTAACATTGGATACTATTAAAACGACAGATCAGTATAAGGTAGTAGAGGTTATGGATGATGTTGATGATGCAAAAGAACGGGTTGATAGCGGAGAAGTAAAAGCAGCAATTATACTGCCGGAAAATTATGACAGCAATGTGTCTCAAAAGGCAGTTACACTGTATTTGGATTCATCTGATCAGATGGCTTCTTCAACATTGGAAAGTGTAACTCAGGGAATATTTGCTAAATTATCAAATATGGAAGCATCTAATGCTATTGTTTCTAATCCTTCATCACAAGAGTTGGAAAATAGTACAAGTTCACTTAATCAATCTGAATTAGCTACCACTACCCAAAGTGCAAATGTTACAAATTCAATTGGACATACATTTGATAATTTTAAAGATGATATTGCACTGCATATTAACAAAATATATGGAAATATCAAGTACATTGACTTTTTAGTTCCTGCAGTTTTAGGAATGACAGTAATGATGTCATGTATGATGGGTATGGGTGCATCAATAGCAGGAGAACGTGAAACCGGTGAATTGGCTAGATTATTTATGACTCCAACATCAATTTCAACTGTAGTTGGAGGTAAAATTGCATCTAAACTTATAGTTGAATTAGTTAGAGCTCTTATATTAATATTCATGGCTATTGTATTGTTTAATGTAAGTATTAAAGGAGGAATCTTACAGACATTTATTGTTCTTTTCTTTGGAGCACTGTGTTTTGTTGGTTTTGGTATTATGTTATCTGCAAGAACAAATACTCAGGAAGACTATACTCAAATAGCTATGCCGTTTTCAATGCCTATGATGTTTGTTTCAGGAGTATTTTATCCTATTGAAACCATGCCCTGGATTTTACAAAAAATAGCTTATATCTTCCCATTAACTTATCTTAACGATGCAATGAGGGGAGTTATGATTAAAGGTCAAAGTTTAGGTGATGTATGGTTAGATTTAGTTATACTTTTAGGATTTACTGCACTGTTCTTTATCATTGGAGTTAAAAGGTTTAATAGAGATATTTAA
- a CDS encoding PQQ-binding-like beta-propeller repeat protein produces the protein MSKYNKLLIGFIICILCISPIAGANIDWNTFQGNLNHTGYVDDNSDFVTNLWAFNMESPVVGSPAIYGDFLYVVSQEGILKVIDMENGTEDWSFNLKGDSNATPVVSNNTVFVGNNQSFKAIDIESQDILWKYNTSDESIQGAAYVDNDTVYVGCDNGHIYGFNIADGNKTFEADLGDDEIVSSPIVVNGSLYVGSTNGNVYCINLNNTNITWQYATGDAIYSSPSYADGKIIIGSDDDSLYALNETNGDLCWDYDLNNKVKSSPCIDEYNNNVYIGSDEGNLTCLDLRDGTFKWSHATGAPVQSTPAIKEDLIAFGSNDGTGYVLNKYTGEEEFTYNPGTILFNSEITSSPVINGNSLFFADHSGHVYSLNIDKNEVPASEYLYYTLAIFVVILVVIVVVVKTIKKHNKR, from the coding sequence ATGTCTAAATATAATAAATTATTAATCGGATTTATAATCTGTATATTATGTATCAGCCCAATAGCTGGTGCAAATATTGATTGGAACACATTTCAGGGTAATTTAAATCACACGGGATATGTTGATGATAATTCTGACTTTGTTACAAATTTATGGGCCTTTAATATGGAATCACCAGTTGTAGGCTCACCGGCAATCTATGGAGACTTTTTATATGTTGTTTCACAGGAAGGTATTTTAAAAGTAATTGACATGGAAAATGGAACTGAAGACTGGTCATTTAATTTAAAAGGAGACAGTAATGCAACACCTGTAGTAAGTAACAATACAGTATTTGTAGGAAATAATCAAAGTTTTAAAGCTATAGATATTGAATCACAAGATATTTTATGGAAATATAATACTTCTGACGAATCTATTCAAGGTGCAGCTTATGTAGATAACGATACTGTTTATGTAGGTTGTGATAATGGGCATATTTATGGATTTAACATAGCTGACGGTAATAAAACTTTTGAAGCAGATTTAGGGGATGATGAAATAGTATCTTCTCCGATTGTTGTTAACGGATCTCTTTATGTTGGTTCAACTAATGGTAATGTTTACTGCATAAATTTAAATAACACAAATATAACCTGGCAATATGCTACAGGAGATGCAATTTACTCTTCTCCATCATATGCAGATGGTAAAATTATAATAGGTTCTGATGATGATTCCCTTTATGCTTTAAATGAAACAAACGGGGATTTATGCTGGGATTATGATTTAAACAATAAAGTTAAATCCTCTCCATGTATTGATGAGTATAATAATAATGTTTATATAGGTTCTGATGAAGGTAATTTAACCTGTCTTGATTTAAGAGACGGAACTTTTAAATGGAGTCATGCTACTGGAGCTCCAGTTCAGTCAACTCCCGCTATAAAAGAAGATTTAATTGCATTTGGTTCCAATGATGGAACTGGCTATGTTTTAAATAAATACACTGGTGAAGAGGAATTTACTTACAATCCAGGAACTATATTATTTAACTCAGAAATAACTTCCTCTCCTGTTATTAATGGAAATAGTCTATTCTTCGCAGATCATAGTGGACATGTATATTCATTAAACATAGATAAAAATGAAGTTCCGGCTAGCGAATATCTGTATTATACATTAGCTATTTTTGTTGTAATTTTAGTTGTGATTGTTGTTGTAGTTAAAACCATAAAAAAACACAATAAAAGATAA
- a CDS encoding 2-isopropylmalate synthase, which translates to MYGKNIETLKKENMNLADKIYIFDTTLRDGEQAPGVALTVDEKIQIAQKLDKLGVDKIEAGFPVSSNGERKAAKELNSLGLNATVLGLARSVQKDIDAVLDSGLDYIHTFIGTSPLHRDYKLKMSKEKVIETAVESVEYAKDHGLTVEFSAEDATRTEHDYLFDVYDAVVDAGADFLNVPDTVGVLIPVITKELITNLKERYTTPISVHFHNDFGLATANTLTAIECGADQAHVTVNGMGERTGNASLEELIVALHAAYNIDLNIDTTQLYSLSEFVGRITGIKMPVNKPIVGANAFAHESGIHVHGVLNNALTYEPISPELVGHSRRIVLGKHTGANAVKAKLEKYNIDLTEEQFQNVFDQIKALGDKGKTVTDDDLRAIAITEISSAKETPIKLEGLGILSGAIVSPTATVKLNINGKLKETSCTGVGPVDAAINAIRELIQDTMDIELEEYNLEAITGGTDALAEVFVISSDGEGNKSTGRATNDDVIMASILAVLDSINKILLMEKN; encoded by the coding sequence ATGTATGGTAAAAATATCGAGACATTAAAAAAGGAAAATATGAATCTTGCTGATAAGATTTATATTTTTGATACAACTCTCAGGGATGGTGAACAAGCCCCTGGAGTTGCTCTAACAGTTGATGAAAAAATCCAAATTGCTCAAAAGCTTGATAAACTTGGTGTAGATAAAATAGAAGCAGGTTTTCCTGTATCCTCAAACGGTGAAAGAAAAGCTGCAAAAGAACTTAATTCATTAGGTTTGAATGCTACAGTTTTAGGTTTAGCTCGCAGTGTGCAAAAAGATATTGATGCTGTTCTTGATTCCGGATTGGACTACATACATACTTTTATCGGCACTTCTCCATTGCACAGAGACTATAAACTTAAAATGTCTAAAGAAAAAGTCATTGAAACAGCTGTTGAATCTGTTGAATATGCAAAAGATCATGGTTTAACTGTTGAATTTTCTGCAGAAGATGCAACAAGAACAGAACATGATTATTTATTTGATGTTTATGATGCTGTTGTAGATGCAGGAGCAGACTTTTTAAATGTTCCAGACACTGTTGGAGTATTGATTCCAGTTATAACTAAAGAATTAATTACTAATCTTAAGGAAAGATACACTACTCCAATTAGTGTTCATTTTCACAATGATTTCGGTTTAGCTACTGCAAATACATTAACTGCTATTGAATGTGGAGCAGATCAGGCTCATGTAACAGTTAATGGTATGGGAGAAAGAACAGGTAATGCTTCTCTTGAAGAACTTATTGTTGCACTTCATGCCGCTTACAACATTGACTTAAACATTGATACAACACAATTATATAGTTTATCTGAATTTGTAGGCCGTATTACCGGTATTAAAATGCCTGTTAACAAACCTATTGTTGGAGCTAATGCATTTGCACATGAATCCGGTATACATGTTCATGGAGTGTTAAATAATGCTTTAACTTATGAACCGATTTCTCCAGAACTTGTAGGACATTCAAGAAGAATAGTTTTAGGAAAACACACTGGAGCTAATGCAGTAAAAGCTAAATTAGAAAAATATAACATAGATTTAACAGAGGAACAATTCCAAAATGTATTTGATCAAATTAAAGCACTGGGAGATAAAGGTAAAACAGTTACTGATGATGATTTAAGAGCTATTGCAATAACTGAAATAAGCAGTGCTAAAGAAACTCCTATTAAACTTGAAGGTTTAGGAATATTGTCTGGAGCTATTGTATCACCAACAGCTACTGTTAAATTAAATATTAATGGAAAATTAAAAGAAACATCCTGCACTGGTGTAGGTCCAGTTGATGCAGCTATAAATGCTATAAGAGAATTAATTCAAGATACAATGGATATTGAACTTGAAGAATACAATCTGGAAGCTATTACTGGAGGTACTGATGCATTAGCTGAAGTATTTGTTATTTCTTCTGATGGTGAAGGCAATAAATCAACTGGTAGGGCAACTAATGATGATGTGATAATGGCCAGTATATTGGCTGTTTTAGATTCTATTAATAAAATTCTATTGATGGAAAAAAATTAG
- the albA gene encoding DNA-binding protein Alba, which yields MEENVIFIGSKPVMNYVLAVVTQFNGGADHVSLKARGKAISRAVDTAEIVRNGFIPNADVEDISIATEQIDTYNGEKTNVSTIEIKIVKKSE from the coding sequence ATGGAAGAAAATGTTATCTTTATTGGCAGTAAACCAGTAATGAACTATGTTCTAGCGGTAGTGACACAATTTAACGGTGGTGCAGACCATGTATCTCTTAAAGCAAGAGGTAAAGCTATTAGTCGTGCTGTAGACACTGCAGAAATTGTTAGAAATGGGTTTATCCCAAACGCTGATGTTGAAGATATTAGTATTGCTACAGAACAGATAGACACTTACAACGGTGAAAAAACAAATGTTTCAACTATTGAAATAAAAATTGTAAAAAAGAGTGAATAA
- a CDS encoding PHP domain-containing protein yields the protein MNKMYKLDSHIHCQYSPDSSTKIDDIIKKSIEDKIDIIAISDHNTVEGSEVAIEKTKNIENLLVIPSIEISSSKGHILGFGCEEAVPRDLEPEETIDKIHDQGGLAIIPHPFCFYRHGLFCKSNPDELNFDAIETKNARFIVGWCNYKAKKLANKKNIPSLGASDSHYIDFLGDCYSLIDCELNIDSVLKSIKKGQVEAHGKGTSNIKLSKYLFDKHIRKLY from the coding sequence ATGAATAAAATGTATAAACTAGATTCTCATATACATTGCCAGTATTCCCCGGACTCTTCTACAAAAATAGATGATATAATAAAAAAATCTATTGAAGACAAAATTGATATCATAGCTATCAGTGATCATAATACAGTAGAAGGTTCTGAAGTTGCAATTGAAAAAACAAAAAATATTGAGAATCTACTTGTAATTCCTTCAATTGAAATTTCATCTTCCAAAGGCCATATTCTTGGTTTTGGTTGTGAAGAAGCAGTTCCAAGAGATTTAGAGCCCGAAGAAACAATTGATAAAATACACGACCAGGGAGGATTAGCCATTATTCCCCATCCTTTTTGTTTTTACAGACACGGATTATTCTGTAAAAGCAATCCTGATGAACTGAATTTTGATGCTATAGAAACTAAAAATGCCCGTTTTATTGTTGGTTGGTGTAACTATAAAGCTAAAAAATTAGCTAATAAAAAAAATATACCCTCTTTAGGTGCAAGTGACTCTCATTATATTGATTTCTTAGGTGACTGTTATAGTTTAATTGACTGTGAATTAAATATTGACAGTGTTTTGAAATCTATTAAAAAAGGTCAAGTAGAAGCTCATGGAAAAGGAACTTCAAATATAAAATTATCAAAATATCTGTTTGACAAGCATATTCGTAAATTATATTAA
- a CDS encoding DUF1786 domain-containing protein yields MKILAIDVGTGTQDILIYNDEKELENSIKLVLPSPHLYISQQIKEVENDIYFDGEIMGGGKLKRSILEHMEKGYDVVMEAKCAKTIRDDLEQVKSYGIKIADENKSYEGYTKIHLGDINIKKLSEFVLGYDLDFDIDKIAIAVQDHGYNENMGDRDFRFEKIREKLSEPVEPESFGFNGNVPDYYSRMKSVESALKKEGIEETPLLMDTKFASIAGMCYDEEALKLNSFIAIDIGNGHTTAASIENGKIQGLFEHHTSNLTGESLENYINRLASGEITNEEIYNDHGHGAHVLNPITKLEKVIVSGPKRELIEKTNLDWRHACPGGDVMMTGTVGLIKTIEWNE; encoded by the coding sequence ATGAAAATTTTAGCTATTGATGTTGGAACAGGGACTCAGGACATACTAATTTACAACGACGAAAAAGAGCTGGAAAACTCAATTAAATTAGTCTTACCTTCACCGCACCTATACATCTCCCAGCAGATTAAAGAAGTTGAAAATGACATTTACTTTGATGGAGAAATTATGGGCGGGGGAAAATTAAAAAGAAGCATTCTTGAACATATGGAAAAAGGTTACGATGTAGTAATGGAAGCAAAATGTGCTAAAACAATAAGAGATGACTTGGAACAGGTAAAATCCTATGGAATTAAAATAGCTGATGAAAATAAAAGCTATGAAGGATATACTAAAATTCATTTAGGAGATATAAACATCAAAAAGTTATCTGAATTTGTATTAGGATATGATTTGGACTTTGATATAGATAAAATAGCTATTGCTGTTCAGGATCATGGATACAATGAGAATATGGGAGACAGGGACTTCAGATTTGAAAAAATCAGAGAAAAACTAAGTGAACCTGTAGAACCTGAAAGCTTTGGATTTAACGGAAATGTTCCTGATTACTACTCCAGAATGAAATCTGTAGAATCTGCTCTTAAAAAAGAAGGCATTGAAGAAACACCTCTTTTAATGGATACAAAATTTGCTTCAATAGCCGGAATGTGCTATGATGAAGAAGCTTTGAAATTAAACAGTTTTATAGCTATTGATATTGGAAACGGACATACTACTGCTGCATCAATAGAAAATGGTAAAATTCAGGGATTATTTGAACATCACACCTCTAACTTAACTGGTGAATCACTGGAAAATTACATCAACAGACTAGCCAGCGGAGAAATAACAAATGAAGAAATATATAATGATCATGGTCATGGAGCACATGTGCTAAATCCAATAACCAAATTAGAAAAAGTCATTGTTAGCGGCCCTAAACGAGAATTAATTGAAAAAACTAACCTTGACTGGCGTCATGCATGTCCCGGAGGAGATGTTATGATGACTGGAACTGTAGGATTAATCAAAACCATTGAATGGAATGAATAA
- a CDS encoding TrpB-like pyridoxal phosphate-dependent enzyme: MNYKIVLSSEDVPKKWYNINADLPCELPMPKNSEGKDQIGDLQKAFTKAALEQEFATERYIKIPQKVRELYMQMGRPTPLFRARRLEEKLNTPAKIYYKREDTSPTGSHKLNSAIPQAYFAKKEGVERLTTETGAGQWGTALSLACSLLDLDCTVYMVKVSFNQKPDRKNIMNIYGGEVFASPSENTEFGRKVLAENPDHVGSLGIAISEAMEEALNNDNVKYTLGSVLNHVMLHQTVIGQELKTQLEIANEEPDTMIACVGGGSNFAGALYPFIKDKLDGNSDTEFIAVEPSACPTLTEGKYEYDFGDSNGFTPLLKMYTLGHDFVAPSVHAGGLRYHGMCPQISLLAHEGYINPVTAHQRDVFNAGIQFAKCEGIVPAPETTHAIKAGIDEAIKCRQTGEEKTIVINFSGHGMLDLKGYANYFSGEMPNSK; the protein is encoded by the coding sequence ATGAATTATAAAATCGTATTATCATCTGAAGATGTGCCAAAAAAATGGTACAATATTAACGCTGATTTACCTTGCGAACTTCCAATGCCAAAAAACAGTGAAGGAAAAGACCAGATTGGAGATTTGCAAAAAGCATTTACAAAAGCAGCACTGGAACAAGAGTTTGCAACTGAAAGATATATTAAAATTCCACAAAAAGTAAGGGAATTATACATGCAGATGGGAAGGCCAACTCCTTTATTTAGAGCTAGGCGTCTTGAAGAAAAATTAAACACTCCTGCTAAAATCTATTACAAAAGGGAAGATACCTCTCCTACAGGATCACATAAATTAAACAGTGCAATTCCTCAGGCATACTTTGCTAAAAAAGAAGGTGTTGAAAGATTAACAACAGAAACAGGTGCAGGGCAATGGGGAACTGCCTTGTCACTTGCCTGTTCATTACTTGATTTGGACTGTACTGTATACATGGTTAAAGTATCATTTAACCAAAAACCGGACAGGAAAAACATAATGAATATTTATGGCGGCGAAGTATTTGCCTCCCCAAGTGAAAATACAGAATTTGGACGTAAAGTATTAGCTGAAAACCCTGACCATGTAGGATCACTTGGAATAGCTATTTCAGAAGCAATGGAAGAAGCTCTCAACAATGACAATGTAAAATACACTTTAGGCAGTGTGTTGAATCATGTAATGTTACATCAGACTGTCATCGGTCAGGAACTTAAAACACAACTGGAAATAGCTAATGAAGAACCGGACACTATGATTGCATGTGTTGGCGGAGGAAGTAACTTTGCAGGTGCTTTATATCCGTTTATCAAAGATAAACTTGATGGAAACAGTGATACTGAATTTATTGCAGTAGAACCAAGTGCATGCCCAACATTAACTGAAGGTAAATATGAATATGACTTTGGAGATTCCAATGGATTTACTCCGCTTCTTAAAATGTATACCTTAGGTCATGACTTTGTAGCACCTTCTGTACATGCCGGAGGTTTAAGATATCATGGAATGTGTCCACAAATCTCATTACTTGCACATGAAGGATATATTAATCCTGTAACCGCTCATCAAAGAGATGTATTTAATGCAGGAATTCAATTTGCCAAATGTGAAGGAATAGTTCCGGCACCAGAAACTACTCATGCAATTAAGGCAGGTATTGATGAAGCTATTAAATGCAGACAAACAGGAGAAGAAAAAACCATTGTTATTAACTTTTCAGGTCATGGTATGTTGGATTTAAAAGGTTATGCAAACTACTTCTCTGGTGAAATGCCAAACAGTAAATAG
- a CDS encoding ParA family protein, with protein MSEIIAVMNQKGGCGKTTTVVNTATSLAVMGKTVLVIDMDPQGNATTSFGIDKTKLENTIYDAIIGDVSVKKVTIPTFIKNLFIIPSNISLSGAGVELSKKENYHIVLKETLKELPPLFDYIFIDLPPSLGVITVNALVAADSVLIPIQAEYYALEGVADLINTINLVKKRLRTPVPIKGILLTLYDKRTRLSKDVYKELKNHFGSTNLLFNTVIPRNIRLAEAPSYGKPCLIYDSESTGTKAYLSLAKEIIERDGGN; from the coding sequence ATGAGTGAAATAATAGCTGTAATGAATCAAAAAGGAGGCTGTGGAAAGACTACAACTGTAGTTAATACAGCAACTTCACTAGCTGTAATGGGTAAAACTGTTTTGGTAATTGATATGGATCCTCAAGGTAATGCAACTACCAGCTTTGGGATTGATAAAACAAAATTAGAAAATACAATTTATGATGCAATTATTGGGGATGTAAGTGTTAAAAAAGTAACAATCCCTACATTTATCAAGAATTTATTTATTATCCCAAGTAATATTTCATTAAGTGGAGCAGGTGTTGAATTAAGCAAAAAGGAAAATTATCATATTGTTTTAAAGGAAACTCTTAAGGAATTGCCTCCTTTGTTTGACTATATTTTTATTGATTTGCCTCCTTCTTTAGGTGTTATAACAGTTAATGCATTAGTTGCAGCAGACAGTGTACTTATACCTATTCAGGCAGAATATTATGCATTGGAAGGAGTAGCTGATTTAATTAATACTATTAACTTAGTTAAAAAAAGACTTAGAACACCTGTTCCGATTAAAGGTATTCTTCTGACATTATATGATAAAAGAACAAGACTTAGTAAAGATGTCTACAAAGAACTTAAGAATCATTTTGGAAGTACAAATCTATTATTTAACACAGTGATTCCAAGAAATATCAGATTAGCTGAAGCTCCAAGTTATGGTAAACCTTGTTTAATTTATGATTCTGAAAGTACAGGTACAAAAGCTTATTTAAGTTTAGCTAAAGAAATTATAGAACGGGATGGAGGTAATTAG
- a CDS encoding AAA family ATPase — protein sequence MAKKSTGLGKGLDSLIPDFYDEDFDSNSAVSLEDMLSEDEKQEESSEDIVENIDEDDSSSEESAEESPENDESNEEIVEEAAENEESSEEIVEDTKSLDDDTSEEDETGEDIVDNQEDIVEEDENQQIDNEEEDSDEDVNQEEVEDIETSSEDLSGSESDEESIQNQKEQEKILENVAEVKEIVDKNPRITLWSSQSAAVFRYLRKTEPEFSISKEASVLIDEAVSKKYPEIWELFEDI from the coding sequence ATGGCTAAAAAATCAACAGGTTTAGGGAAAGGATTAGATTCTTTAATTCCTGATTTTTATGATGAAGACTTTGACAGTAATTCTGCAGTATCTCTGGAAGACATGTTAAGTGAAGATGAAAAACAAGAAGAATCTAGTGAAGATATTGTAGAAAATATTGATGAAGATGATTCTTCTAGTGAAGAATCTGCAGAAGAAAGTCCTGAAAATGATGAATCTAATGAAGAAATTGTAGAAGAAGCTGCTGAAAATGAGGAGTCTAGTGAGGAAATTGTAGAAGATACGAAATCTCTTGATGATGATACTTCTGAAGAAGATGAAACTGGTGAAGATATTGTAGATAATCAAGAAGATATTGTAGAGGAAGATGAAAATCAACAAATAGATAATGAGGAAGAGGATAGCGATGAGGATGTCAACCAAGAGGAAGTTGAAGATATTGAAACATCATCCGAAGACTTATCTGGCAGTGAAAGTGATGAAGAAAGCATACAAAATCAAAAAGAACAGGAAAAAATCTTAGAGAATGTAGCTGAAGTTAAAGAGATAGTTGATAAAAATCCAAGAATTACTTTATGGTCTTCACAATCTGCAGCAGTATTTAGATATTTAAGAAAAACAGAACCTGAATTTAGTATTAGTAAAGAGGCTTCAGTTTTAATTGATGAAGCAGTTTCTAAAAAATATCCTGAGATTTGGGAATTATTCGAAGATATCTAA